A stretch of DNA from Streptomyces gobiensis:
ATGGCGATATCTGGACCCGTTTCTCACTGCGTGACATGGCCGCTTTCCACTGGGAGCGGGACGCCATCGCCACGCTGGCGCTGGCCCGGCCACGCATTCCCTGGGGAGCCGTCAAGACCGACGGCTTCGGACATGTCGTGGACTTCATCGAGTCCCCGCCCACCGCGTACGAGATCAACGCCGGTGTCTATGTCTTCTCGCCCTCCTTTACCGAGCTGCTGCCGGTGCGCGGCGACCACGAGCGGACGACGTTCCCGCAGCTGGCGCGGGAGAACCGGCTGGCGGGCTATCCGCTGCCGCACGGGGCGTACTGGCGCGCCATCGACACCGCCAAGGATCTGAGCGAGGCAGCGAAAGAGCTTGCCGATCAGGCTGAACTCCCCTGACCGGCAAGCTCTCTTCGGCTACTCCGCTTGCTGATCCAGCTGAATCAGCTGTATTCGCTGTATTCAGCTGGATCAGCCCAGCAGGCCGCCCAGGGCGCCCCCGCTGCCGGAGCCACCGTTACCGCCCCCGCTGGAGCCGCCGTCCGTATCGCCGCCGTCGCTGTCACCGGCGCCATCCGTACCACCGCTGGCGCCGGACGTGCTGCCGGCGGTGGGCTCCGACGGGCTGTCAGGCACCGAGGGAGGGGGCGGGGCCACGGACCGCTCCGGGGCCTGCACGGTCTGGTCCTGGCTCGGCTCGCCGCTGGCCGTCTGGCCGGCTCCGGCGTCGGCTCCGCTGGTCTCCTGCGCCGCGCTGGTGGACGGTGCCGCGGAGGGGCCCACGGACTGTCCGGCGGTGGGCCCGGCGGTGGGTCCCTGGGTGGCGGTGGTGGTGGTAGCGCCCGGCTTCCTCGGCAGCGGAGAGCCCGGCAGATGGTTACGGGGCGGCTCGCCCGGCTCCGGCACGGTGGCGACCTCAGCGGAGCGGACCGCGCCGCCCAGCATGGAACCGATGAGCAGCGCGAGCCCCACGATGACGGTGGCCATCACGATGCCCCGGCGCAGTACCCGCCGCCGCAGCTCCCAGAGCGCGACCCGCGGACCGAGCCGCCGCCAGGCCTCGCCCGCGAGGCGGGCATCGAGGGAGTAGACGGGGGCGCCTGCGATGATCAGCGGGGACCAGGCGGCGAGGTAGATGATGTCCGGCGCGTCATACACAGGAACGCTTCGCCAGCTCACCGTCAGCAGCAGAGCGGCGGAGAGCAGCGCGCCGAGGGTCGCGGCGAGCCGCTGCCAGAGCCCGCATACGGTCAGGACGCCCACGATGATCTGGAGGAAGGCGACGGTCAGTCCGGAGCCGACCGGATGCGCGACGGCGAAGTCATGCAGGGGGGTGGCGATCGCCCAGGGCTCCAGTGACCGCAGCCAGCTGACCATGGAGCCGCGCTCGCCACCGTCGAAGTAGACGGGGTCGGTGAGCTTGCCCATCCCGGCGTAGATGGAGATAAAGCCGAGGAAGATCCGCAGTGGGAGGAGGACGACACCGAGGTTCATCCGGCGGCCGGGGTAGTAGGCGTGCCGCACAGAGTCGCTGCTCCGGGCCCGGCGGCTGTCCTCGCTCTCCTCCCCTTCGAACCCGTCCTCGTCATCGGCCAGGTCATAGGCGAGGTCGGCGTCGTAGGGCTGCCCGTCATACGCGTCGTACGCGCCCTCGGCGGGCCGTACTCCGTCCAGCAGCGCCTTCTCCGGCGGTTCGGGGCCGCGCGGGGCGACGATGGCGCGGGTCGCCTCGAGTTCGGTGGGAAGGCCGGGGGTGATCCGCGGCAGTACCTGGGTGGCGACCCCGGCAGGCTCCTCGGGGTGGGCGCTCGACGACCGTACCGCTTGCAGCAGTTGGCTGGCGTCGGAGTCCCCGGGCTCGGTCCGGCCGCTCCATACCAGGGGGGCCCGCCGCTTGGGGCCGCCGACGGCCGACAGCCGGGTGGTGTCGGCGAGCGCGCTGCTGGACGGCGGCGTGGCGAGCTTTACCCGGAAGCTCGCGTTGCTGACAATGACCTGAGCAGGGTCGCTCGGCACCTTGACCGAGCTCAGCACCGGCTCATCGTCCAAGAAACCGCCCGGGGTTCCCCCGGTGGGCGTGCGGGGTGTTCTGGTGTCCACACTCATCTAACCGAGTGACGGACGTTTAAGACACTGCCTTGACCGGCCCGAT
This window harbors:
- a CDS encoding DoxX family protein, which translates into the protein MSVDTRTPRTPTGGTPGGFLDDEPVLSSVKVPSDPAQVIVSNASFRVKLATPPSSSALADTTRLSAVGGPKRRAPLVWSGRTEPGDSDASQLLQAVRSSSAHPEEPAGVATQVLPRITPGLPTELEATRAIVAPRGPEPPEKALLDGVRPAEGAYDAYDGQPYDADLAYDLADDEDGFEGEESEDSRRARSSDSVRHAYYPGRRMNLGVVLLPLRIFLGFISIYAGMGKLTDPVYFDGGERGSMVSWLRSLEPWAIATPLHDFAVAHPVGSGLTVAFLQIIVGVLTVCGLWQRLAATLGALLSAALLLTVSWRSVPVYDAPDIIYLAAWSPLIIAGAPVYSLDARLAGEAWRRLGPRVALWELRRRVLRRGIVMATVIVGLALLIGSMLGGAVRSAEVATVPEPGEPPRNHLPGSPLPRKPGATTTTATQGPTAGPTAGQSVGPSAAPSTSAAQETSGADAGAGQTASGEPSQDQTVQAPERSVAPPPPSVPDSPSEPTAGSTSGASGGTDGAGDSDGGDTDGGSSGGGNGGSGSGGALGGLLG
- a CDS encoding nucleotidyltransferase family protein, which encodes MTADPHTFPAQAVILAGGQGSRLRPYTDDRPKAMVEIPGTGTPIIGHQLSWLAHEGVTDVVISCGHLASVLQKWLASAELPLRVTTVVEAEPLGRGGGLKHAAATLPWPDEPWYATNGDIWTRFSLRDMAAFHWERDAIATLALARPRIPWGAVKTDGFGHVVDFIESPPTAYEINAGVYVFSPSFTELLPVRGDHERTTFPQLARENRLAGYPLPHGAYWRAIDTAKDLSEAAKELADQAELP